A DNA window from Ostrea edulis chromosome 5, xbOstEdul1.1, whole genome shotgun sequence contains the following coding sequences:
- the LOC125651320 gene encoding uncharacterized protein LOC125651320, producing MFTISKLKGAKPKPYSNPLKVKVCGVGTPGSYTTSAGQKKESVVIGVADRDSSMKVILYDLEKLSSLKVSDTVMLTNYVFKLDPEPIVILTKVSKIMKTSSIDVPQKVIDEAKNISHPPPAETISLKTAKTSPVKTLISVKGRVTSEEMVRTVQVKGQDVAVQNIKIKDDTDEIKVTLWREMTAACTVGSFLEITNVVVNHFREDISLSTTSKTQIQKCEAPPSILKGSVVAYEKTELGFSLMIEEGESFQSVDVSMNLVMNALQCQENATETTLSENIPFQCIVQTVNGNVEAFSTA from the exons atgTTCACAATCAGTAAGTTAAAGGGGGCAAAACCCAAACCTTATTCAAACCCTCTTAAGGTCAAAGTCTGTGGGGTAGGTACACCTGGAAGCTACACAACATCTGCAGGACAAAAGAAGGAGAGTGTTGTCATAGGTGTAGCAGACAGAGATTCTTCAATGAAAGTGATcctttatgaccttgaaaagCTTTCAAGTTTGAAGGTATCAGACACTGTTATGCTCACAAACTATGTTTTCAAATTGGACCCAGAGCCAATTGTGATCTTAACAAAGGTCAGCAAAATCATGAAAACATCCAGTATTGATGTCCCTCAAAAGGTCATTGATGAAGCAAAAAACATTAGTCATCCTCCACCTGCTGAAACCATCAGCCTAAAAACAGCAAAGACCTCTCCAGTTAAAACATTGATCAGTGTCAAAGGGAGAGTCACTTCG GAAGAAATGGTGAGGACCGTTCAAGTGAAGGGGCAGGATGTCGCTGTGCAAAACATCAAGATAAAAGATGACACCGATGAAATTAAAGTCACTCTTTGGCGAGAAATGACTGCAGCTTGTACTGTAGGAAGCTTCCTAGAAATCACAAATGTAGTTGTGAACCATTTCCGGGAAGACATCTCCTTGTCAACCACTTCAAAAACACAAATACAG AAATGCGAAGCTCCACCGTCCATTTTGAAAGGCAGTGTTGTTGCTTATGAAAAGACTGAGTTGGGATTTTCCCTTATGATCGAAGAAGGAGAAAGCTTTCAAAGTGTTGACGTATCAATGAACTTGGTCATGAACGCTCTTCAGTGTCAAGAAAATGCAACTGAAACAACCCTGTCAGAAAATATTCCATTCCAGTGCATTGTCCAAACAGTTAATGGAAATGTAGAGGCCTTCTCCACTGCTTGA
- the LOC125651032 gene encoding proton-coupled folate transporter-like — protein sequence MISNSEIREGYLRIFIPLCAADLFLFFSVVMAMYTSYEYGHDAFWDIEFPNRSKTMSNESGQSICGTTNASVQGDQEEQIVQAVVSKWNLYISIAQGVPLIFSSLFFSSLSDFFGRRPFLLLGTLGVCIKYCLMTLAVIFQWNVYLFILFSFVDSLCGSWVTQLAIAMSILSDLTASGKSRSFFIAVFSFVFGLGFSLGSFLSGYMVTLLGYDYSMAIACGLSAIAFIITCFIPETLSNSQRKQNFSCMGNVKEIFRFYMKKDPTYAGFTRWKFITLILSFTLIMMSRLGSSAFETFYLLDSPFCFSPEKISIFETARTCISEIMILAFIKLMQRCLRDEVIAFLGSISSVALFIVFGIAPSTTFLYIAVIIGSIGMCSIPLIRGILSKMTPIHNQGVLFGGIAVVENICNLTGSIIGNAIYSETVSFYKGTAYLVFAGFLFVAMVLLMFLMKDTPQNYNRKGTVSSQTDLIN from the exons ATGATTTCTAACTCGGAAATTCGAGAGGGCTACCTTCGAATTTTCATTCCATTGTGTGCTGcggatttatttttattcttctCCGTGGTGATGGCTATGTACACTAGTTATGAATACGGACATGATGCATTCTGGGACATAGAATTCCCCAATAGGTCTAAAACTATGTCCAACGAAAGTGGTCAGTCTATATGTGGTACGACGAATGCGTCTGTGCAGGGGGATCAGGAAGAGCAAATTGTCCAAGCGGTTGTATCGAAGTGGAACTTGTACATCTCCATAGCCCAGGGGGTGCCCCTGATCTTCTCTAGTCTGTTTTTCTCCTCGCTGAGTGATTTCTTTGGACGAAGACCATTTCTTTTACTTGGAACGCTTGGTGTCTGCATTAAATATTGCTTAATGACTTTAGCTGTTATTTTTCAATGGAATGTATATCTCTTCATACTCTTCTCATTTGTAGACTCTTTGTGCGGAAGTTGGGTGACTCAGCTTGCAATTGCCATGTCTATTCTCTCAGACTTAACAGCTTCGGGAAAAAGCAGATCCTTTTTTATTGCGGTGTTCAGCTTCGTATTTGGCTTAGGGTTTTCTCTAGGGTCATTTCTATCAGGTTACATGGTGACGCTTTTGGGGTATGATTACTCTATGGCCATAGCCTGTGGATTGTCTGCCATAGCATTTATCATCACGTGCTTTATCCCTGAGACGCTATCCAATTCACAAAGAAAGCAGAATTTCTCTTGTATGGGGAATGTGAAAGAAATTTTtagattttacatgaaaaaagaTCCAACTTATGCAGGTTTTACTCGTTGGAAGTTTATCACGTTAATTCTGTCCTTCACTTTAATAATGATGAGTAGGCTCGGCAGTTCcgcatttgaaacattttacttACTAGACTCGCCGTTTTGCTTCAGCCCAGAAAAAATAAGTATATTTGAAACGGCAAGAACGTGTATTTCTGAAATTATGATTTTAGCCTTTATCAAACTAATGCAAAGATGTCTCAGAGATGAAGTCATTGCCTTCCTAGGCTCAATATCCTCTGTGGCTCTGTTTATAGTGTTTGGAATAGCGCCATCAACAACGTTTTTGTACATAG CGGTGATCATTGGCAGTATAGGGATGTGTTCTATACCACTCATCAGAGGAATTCTTTcaaagatgacccctattcaCAACCAAG GTGTTCTATTCGGTGGGATAGCTGTTGTGGAGAACATTTGTAACCTAACGGGTTCCATCATTGGTAACGCCATCTACTCGGAAACCGTGTCTTTCTACAAGGGAACAGCGTACCTCGTGTTTGCTGGGTTCCTGTTTGTAGCTATGGTACTGTTAAT